In a single window of the Mycobacterium bourgelatii genome:
- a CDS encoding Na+/H+ antiporter subunit E, giving the protein MISLVVRVAALTAVYLLFLTSVEPGDVLVGVGLALLLALGEARVLGPERRSRRPSGATTLRRLSGFPALIGFTLVDMCRGSWQVAAHCLGLRPLAPGFVTLPIRRNDPASATAWAIRVGLSPDTVVVDVDTAKGELVLHVLDATDVEAVIKDQTASYQRAQRRAFP; this is encoded by the coding sequence GCCTCGTGGTCCGGGTCGCCGCGCTTACCGCCGTTTACCTGTTGTTCCTGACCAGTGTGGAGCCGGGCGATGTGCTCGTGGGCGTCGGTCTTGCGCTGCTACTCGCACTGGGCGAGGCGCGCGTCCTCGGACCCGAGCGGCGATCTCGGCGGCCGTCGGGTGCGACGACCCTGCGGCGCCTGTCCGGCTTTCCCGCCCTGATCGGTTTCACCCTGGTGGACATGTGCCGTGGGAGCTGGCAGGTGGCAGCCCACTGCCTCGGGCTACGACCCCTGGCCCCGGGATTCGTGACGTTGCCGATCCGCCGAAATGATCCGGCGTCCGCCACGGCCTGGGCGATCCGGGTGGGGCTATCGCCGGATACGGTCGTCGTCGACGTCGACACCGCGAAGGGCGAACTTGTGCTGCATGTGCTGGATGCCACCGACGTAGAGGCCGTGATCAAGGACCAGACCGCTTCCTACCAGCGCGCACAGCGGCGCGCATTCCCCTGA